A single region of the Sus scrofa isolate TJ Tabasco breed Duroc chromosome 17, Sscrofa11.1, whole genome shotgun sequence genome encodes:
- the NXT1 gene encoding NTF2-related export protein 1: MASVDFKTYVDQACRAAEEFVNVYYSTMDKRRRLLSRLYTGTATLVWNGNAVSGQESLSEFFEMLPSSEFQINVVDCQPVHDDATPSQTTVLVVICGTVKFEGNKQRDFNQNFILTAQASPSNAVWKIASDCFRFQDWAC; the protein is encoded by the coding sequence ATGGCATCCGTGGACTTCAAGACCTACGTGGACCAGGCCTGCCGCGCAGCCGAGGAGTTTGTGAACGTGTACTACAGCACCATGGACAAGCGGCGGAGGTTGCTGTCCCGCCTGTACACAGGCACTGCCACCCTGGTGTGGAACGGCAATGCCGTTTCGGGACAAGAATCCTTGAGTGAGTTTTTTGAGATGTTGCCTTCCAGCGAGTTCCAGATCAACGTGGTAGACTGCCAGCCTGTCCACGACGACGCCACACCGAGCCAGACCACTGTCCTCGTGGTCATCTGTGGGACGGTGAAGTTTGAGGGCAACAAGCAGCGGGACTTCAACCAGAACTTCATCCTGACGGCCCAGGCCTCACCCAGCAACGCAGTATGGAAGATCGCCAGTGATTGCTTCCGCTTCCAGGACTGGGCCTGCTAG